The following coding sequences are from one Macaca mulatta isolate MMU2019108-1 chromosome 7, T2T-MMU8v2.0, whole genome shotgun sequence window:
- the PIGH gene encoding phosphatidylinositol N-acetylglucosaminyltransferase subunit H isoform X10 has translation MSGAFRISAAAAWPCSAATTPRPAGNSASAALGSRCVRSPLSPARCGWRPTDSSPSASMILSAAIFITLLGLLGYLHFVKIDQETLLIIDSLGIQMTSSYASGKESTTFIEMGKVKDIVINEAIYMQKVIYYLCILLKDPVEPHRISQVVPVFQSAKPRLDCLIEVYRSCQEILAHQKATSTSP, from the exons ATGAGCGGAGCTTTTCGGATATCTGCGGCGGCCGCCTGGCCCTGCAGCGCCGCTACTACTCCCCGTCCTGCCGGGaattctgcctcagctgcccTCGGCTCTCGCTGCGTTCGCTCACCGCTGTCACCTGCACGGTGTGGCTGGCGGCCTACGGACTCTTCACCCTCTGCGAG CATGATCCTCTCTGCTGCCATCTTCATCACCCTCTTAGGTCTGCTTGGTTATCTCCATTTTGTGAAGATTGATCAGGAGACTCTGTTAATCATTGATTCCCTTGGCATTCAGATGACTTCATCTTATGCTTCAGGCAAAGAAAGCACTACCTTCATAGAAATGGGCAAGGTCAAGGATATTGTCATCAATGAGGCTATCTACATG cagAAGGTGATTTACTACCTCTGCATCTTATTGAAGGATCCAGTGGAACCACATAGGATATCCCAAGTAGTACCTGTCTTCCAG AGTGCTAAGCCCCGGCTGGACTGCTTGATTGAAGTATACAGGAGCTGCCAGGAGATCCTGGCACACCAGAAAGCCACATCAACAAGCCCATGA
- the PIGH gene encoding phosphatidylinositol N-acetylglucosaminyltransferase subunit H isoform X12: protein MSGAFRISAAAAWPCSAATTPRPAGNSASAALGSRCVRSPLSPARCGWRPTDSSPSASMILSAAIFITLLGLLGYLHFVKIDQETLLIIDSLGIQMTSSYASGKESTTFIEMGKVKDIVINEAIYMKVIYYLCILLKDPVEPHRISQVVPVFQSAKPRLDCLIEVYRSCQEILAHQKATSTSP, encoded by the exons ATGAGCGGAGCTTTTCGGATATCTGCGGCGGCCGCCTGGCCCTGCAGCGCCGCTACTACTCCCCGTCCTGCCGGGaattctgcctcagctgcccTCGGCTCTCGCTGCGTTCGCTCACCGCTGTCACCTGCACGGTGTGGCTGGCGGCCTACGGACTCTTCACCCTCTGCGAG CATGATCCTCTCTGCTGCCATCTTCATCACCCTCTTAGGTCTGCTTGGTTATCTCCATTTTGTGAAGATTGATCAGGAGACTCTGTTAATCATTGATTCCCTTGGCATTCAGATGACTTCATCTTATGCTTCAGGCAAAGAAAGCACTACCTTCATAGAAATGGGCAAGGTCAAGGATATTGTCATCAATGAGGCTATCTACATG AAGGTGATTTACTACCTCTGCATCTTATTGAAGGATCCAGTGGAACCACATAGGATATCCCAAGTAGTACCTGTCTTCCAG AGTGCTAAGCCCCGGCTGGACTGCTTGATTGAAGTATACAGGAGCTGCCAGGAGATCCTGGCACACCAGAAAGCCACATCAACAAGCCCATGA
- the PIGH gene encoding phosphatidylinositol N-acetylglucosaminyltransferase subunit H isoform X3: MEDERSFSDICGGRLALQRRYYSPSCREFCLSCPRLSLRSLTAVTCTVWLAAYGLFTLCENSMILSAAIFITLLGLLGYLHFVKIDQETLLIIDSLGIQMTSSYASGKESTTFIEMGKVKDIVINEAIYMQKVIYYLCILLKDPVEPHRISQVVPVFQSAKPRLDCLIEVYRSCQEILAHQKATSTSP, translated from the exons ATGGAGGATGAGCGGAGCTTTTCGGATATCTGCGGCGGCCGCCTGGCCCTGCAGCGCCGCTACTACTCCCCGTCCTGCCGGGaattctgcctcagctgcccTCGGCTCTCGCTGCGTTCGCTCACCGCTGTCACCTGCACGGTGTGGCTGGCGGCCTACGGACTCTTCACCCTCTGCGAG AACAGCATGATCCTCTCTGCTGCCATCTTCATCACCCTCTTAGGTCTGCTTGGTTATCTCCATTTTGTGAAGATTGATCAGGAGACTCTGTTAATCATTGATTCCCTTGGCATTCAGATGACTTCATCTTATGCTTCAGGCAAAGAAAGCACTACCTTCATAGAAATGGGCAAGGTCAAGGATATTGTCATCAATGAGGCTATCTACATG cagAAGGTGATTTACTACCTCTGCATCTTATTGAAGGATCCAGTGGAACCACATAGGATATCCCAAGTAGTACCTGTCTTCCAG AGTGCTAAGCCCCGGCTGGACTGCTTGATTGAAGTATACAGGAGCTGCCAGGAGATCCTGGCACACCAGAAAGCCACATCAACAAGCCCATGA
- the PIGH gene encoding phosphatidylinositol N-acetylglucosaminyltransferase subunit H isoform X5 — MEDERSFSDICGGRLALQRRYYSPSCREFCLSCPRLSLRSLTAVTCTVWLAAYGLFTLCENSMILSAAIFITLLGLLGYLHFVKIDQETLLIIDSLGIQMTSSYASGKESTTFIEMGKVKDIVINEAIYMKVIYYLCILLKDPVEPHRISQVVPVFQSAKPRLDCLIEVYRSCQEILAHQKATSTSP; from the exons ATGGAGGATGAGCGGAGCTTTTCGGATATCTGCGGCGGCCGCCTGGCCCTGCAGCGCCGCTACTACTCCCCGTCCTGCCGGGaattctgcctcagctgcccTCGGCTCTCGCTGCGTTCGCTCACCGCTGTCACCTGCACGGTGTGGCTGGCGGCCTACGGACTCTTCACCCTCTGCGAG AACAGCATGATCCTCTCTGCTGCCATCTTCATCACCCTCTTAGGTCTGCTTGGTTATCTCCATTTTGTGAAGATTGATCAGGAGACTCTGTTAATCATTGATTCCCTTGGCATTCAGATGACTTCATCTTATGCTTCAGGCAAAGAAAGCACTACCTTCATAGAAATGGGCAAGGTCAAGGATATTGTCATCAATGAGGCTATCTACATG AAGGTGATTTACTACCTCTGCATCTTATTGAAGGATCCAGTGGAACCACATAGGATATCCCAAGTAGTACCTGTCTTCCAG AGTGCTAAGCCCCGGCTGGACTGCTTGATTGAAGTATACAGGAGCTGCCAGGAGATCCTGGCACACCAGAAAGCCACATCAACAAGCCCATGA